A region of the Muricauda sp. MAR_2010_75 genome:
ATTGGCCAAAGCACCTTGGACAGGAAAAAAGATTGGAAAAAGAGTATTGAAGTGGATTATCTTTTTCATTATTTCATTTCTGATAGCCAATGTCTTTTTGGCCTATTTGATTGGCAGTGACAAATTGATTCAGTATGTTATTGATGGCCCCATGGCCCATTTGGGAACCATGGTTCCATTACTGATTTTTACAGGGGTCTTTTATTTCATCTTTGCATGGTTCCGGGAACAGGTATGTATCATTGCCTGTCCGTATGGACGATTGCAAGGGGTGCTTTTGGATAATAAATCCATTGTGGTGGCCTACGACCACAAACGGGGAGAAGGAGAAAATGGCCGTAAAAAATTTAGAAAAAATGAAGACAGGGATGCTCTAGGACATGGGGATTGTATTGATTGCTTCCAGTGCGTAAATGTTTGCCCTACGGGAATTGACATTCGTAATGGAACCCAATTGGAGTGCGTAAACTGTACTGCTTGTATTGATGAGTGCGACCATATCATGGATAGCATCGATAGGCCCAGGGGGTTGATCCGTTATGCAAGTGAGGACGAAATTACCAAAAAAGCCAAATTTAAGTTTACGCCCCGTATGAAGGGCTATACGGCAGTTTTGGTTGTGTTGACCGGTATCCTTATTGGAATGTTGTTTTTGCGGAATGAAGTTGAGGCCAATATTTTGCGATTGCCCGGGCAATTGTACGAGCGTAAGGAGAACAACATCATCAGTAATGTGTACACCTATAAATTGGTGAACAAGACCACCAAGGATATTGAAAATGTGTCTTTTGGGTTGATGTCGCACAACGGAGAGATTAAAATGGTTTCCCAAGATACATTTACCGTTCCAGCTGAAGAATTGACCGAAGGAACCCTGTTCATAGAAATAAACGCCTCAGCATTGAATGGCGATAAGGACAAATTAAAAATAGGGGTGTATAGTGGGGATAAACTTATAGAGACCACGGTGACCCAGTTTTTGGCACCAAGAAGCTATAATTAGACATTAGATGTGAGATTTGAGCTGTGAGTAGTGAGATGCAGGCTGATAGTTAAAACAAACAAGATTGCTTTATAATTAAGTTTAAAACAATAAAAAAATGAAGATTAATTGGGGAACGGGAATTGTATTGGCGTTTATAGGGTTTATAACCTTTATTTTATACTTCGTCTTCAGGATGAGTACAGATGATAGGGCCAACCACGATTTGGTAACCGAGCAATATTATAAGAAAGAACTATCCTATCAGCAGGAGATAGACGCATCAAAGACAGCAACGGAAATGAATGCCAACCTAAAGGTTGAAAGAACGGGTGAAGGCTTGGTGATTTATTTTCCAGAGCGTTTCGACCCCAAAAAAATAAGTGGAACAGTGTCCCTATACAGACCGTCTAACAAGCATTTGGATACAGACTTTCCTATAAGTTTATCCAAAACACATTTGCTCATACCTGACAATCGCTTGGTAGACGGTCGCTGGGACATTTCCATAAGCTGGAAGTACGAAGGTAATTCCTTTTTACATAAAGAAAAATTGGTGTACTGAATATGTTGACCTCCGCATTGGTTCTGGGTCTTTTGGGAAGTCTGCATTGCTTGGGCATGTGCGGGCCAATAGCCTTTATGTTGCCCTTAGATCAAAACAATGGTGTTAAAAAGACCGCACAACTGTCCATTTACCATTTCGGAAGGTTACTGGCCTATGGCATTATTGGTGTGCTATTTGGACTTTTGGGCAAGGGATTGTCCTTGTTCGGAATTCAACAGAAGCTTTCCATCGGTATTGGTGTACTTATGATTGTTTTGGTGCTCATTCCGGGAAAATACCTGAACGGACATAGGCTGTTGTCGCCCATTTACTCAATTATTGGCAAGGTAAAATCCAAACTTGGGGCTGAACTCAAGAAAAAAACACCCGATACGTTTTTGACCATTGGCTTTTTGAACGGGTTTTTGCCCTGCGGTTTGGTCTATATGGCCCTGTTGGGCGCCATAGCCATGGGAAATGCATTGGAAGGGGGGCTTTACATGATGATTTTTGGCCTGGGAACGGTTCCCCTCATGTCTTTGGTGGTGTATTCCAAAGGAATGTTGAGTACATCCATTAAATCTAGAATAAAAAAATTGATACCGGTATTTGTGGTCATTATAGGCATATTGTTTATTGTACGTGGACTGGGATTGGGCATACCTTATGTTTCCCCAAAATCTGCTCCCACAAATTCCGTAATGGCGACCATAGAATGCCATCAACCTTAAAAATCAATCCATAATGAAAATAACATCAGCGGAAGAAGCAGTAGGAATTGTTAAATCAGGAGACCGGGTCTTCTTCCAAGGAGCGGCCATGACCCCAAATGAATTGATCGATGCCCTTTGCGAGCGGCACGATGAACTTAAAAACGTGGAGATAATTTCCATCCACACCGAAGGGGATGCAAAGTACACGAGAAAGCCGTTTTGTGAAGCTTTTACCCTGAATTCATGTTTTGTTGGAGGTAACGTAAGGCCCTTTGTCAATACGTATATGGGCGACTATATCCCGGTTTTTTTGAGTGAAATACCTTGGTTGTTTGCTGACGAATACCTTCCATTGGATATAGCTTTTGTCCAAGTCTCACCACCGGATAAACACGGGTATTGTTCTTTGGGAGTTTCGGTTGATGTGGCATTGCCCGCGGTACGTACCGCCAAAAAAATTGTCGCCCAGATAAATCCTAAAGTACCCCGAACCCATGGCACCGGGATTGTGCATGTGGATGAGATTGAATTTGCCATAGAGGTAAATAGGCCCATTCACGAGCACGAACCCACCGAAATATCGGAAGTGGAACACGAAATCGGTAGGCATGTGGCCTCATTGATAGAAGATGGCGCCACTTTGCAAATGGGAATAGGAAACATACCCAATGCGGTACTGTCCAACTTGGGAAACCATAAAAACCTGGGCATCCATACCGAAATGTTTTCGGATGGCGTATTGCCTTTGATAGAAAGCGGGGTTATCAATGGAAAAGAAAAAGCGGTAAAACGTGGTAAAATTGTGAGCTGCTTTGCGGTAGGTTCCCGAAAACTGTATGATTTTATAGACGATAATCCCATATGCGATTTTAGGGACTCTGGATATACCAACGACACTGCCAGAATCCGAAGGAACCCAAAGGCAACAGCTATAAACAGTGCCATAGAAATTGACCTTACTGGTCAGGTATGTGCAGATACCATTGGTGGATACCAGTTCTCTGGAGTTGGTGGCCAAATGGATTTTATGCGGGGAGCCTCACTTTCACCGGGAGGCAAGCCCATCATAGCCATGTCATCCAGCACAAAGAAAGGAGTTTCCAAAATAGTGCCCTTTTTAAAGCAAGGCGCTGGGGTGACCACCACGCGTGCCCACATGCACTACGTGGCCACAGAATACGGCGTGGTGAATCTATTTGGAAAAAATCTACAACAGCGGGCCAAAGCCTTGATATCCATTGCACACCCAGACCATAGGGAGACCTTGGAAAAGGAGGCGTATAACCGATTTCACGGATAAGCTTTTCCTTGGATAAAGAACTAAAAAAGGGAGCCAGTTTATGCTGACTCCCCTTTTTTTGAATTGCACGAAACCAATCAAAAATGCAACCCATTAAATTTTAAAGGTCATTACGGGGATATTGGAATGATTGGCAATATCCTCACCTATACTTCCCATGAAAAAATGGGACAATCCCCTTCTACCGTGTGTGGGTATGCCAATGATATCGGCCATGACCTTATCACAATAATTGAGGACTCCTTTTTCAACAGTGTAGTCATTATAGATTTCCACTGCCACACCAAGTTTGGCCGTATCCAAAAACTTTGAGATTTTTTCGTAGGCATCATCGGTACTTAAAAATTCATCTCCCGGGGTGTTCACATATACCAATTGTAATTTGGCCTTAAGAAGTTTGGCCATTTCCATGGCTTTTTTGAGGGCTGAAATATTTTCTTCCGAAAAATCACAGGCAAAGACAAAGTTTTTGGGTTTAAACCCATTCATTTCGCCTTTAATGACCAATACGGGAACATCAGAGGTACGAACAACGCGCTCGGTATTGGACCCTATAAAGATTTCTTGGAGCCCATCGGTGCCGTGGGAGCCCATTACAATAAGATCTGCATTGTGTTTTTCGGCAACTTCGTTCACCTCACTGAACACTTTGTAATGTTTAATAACGGGAACAATATTGACATCCTTTAAATAGGGTTTGTCCAAAAAATCGGCAAATCGTTTTTCCCCGATCTTGATCAAATGGACCACTTGTTCTTGGGATACATAGCCCGATTCGCTCATAATTGCCGGTGAAAGCTCCAACATGTGCAGCACCAACAACTCGGCATTGTTTTCTTTGGCCAGTGATGCGGCCACTTTTAGGGCATTTTCAGATTGTTCTGAAAAATCTACAGGTACAACTATACTTTTCATTTGTTTCATTTTTAGGTTAAACGGTCATGGAGAATATTCGGGTTTCCGGTTTCTTCCGGTGTAGTTTTAAGTCAAAGGCCATACTGATGTTCCTCACAAAAGGTCTGCCTTTTTCGGTCACTGAAATCTTATTTTCCCCAATCTCCACCAAGCCATCAGATTCCATTTCAGATAGGTTTTCGATGATACTTTGAAAATCGACCACCTTAGCTTCTTCCATTTCCCAAGAAGTTTCAAATCGGCACATAAGGTTAAGAATGTGCTTTCTTATGATTTCGTCCTCTTGGTTAAGGATATGTCCCCTAAAAATAGGGATAACTCCGTGCGAAACCAAATGTTCATATTCTTCCAGACTTTTTACGTTTTGGGCAAATCCATACCAACTATCACTGATGCTGGATACACCAAGACCTATCATTAATTTGGTCTTGGATGGGGTATACCCCATAAAGTTTCGGTGTAGGGTACCATGGGTCAATGCGGTATACAGGTCATCTGATGGAAGGGCAAAATGGTCCATGCCCACATCTTTATATCCAAAATCCGTCAACATGCTCTTGCCCATTTCGTATTGTGCTTTTTTCACCACGGAGGAAGGAAGGTCACTTTCCTTGTAACCCCGCTGTCCGTTTCCCTTGAGCCAAGGCACGTGGGCGTAGCTATAAAATGCTATACGGTCCGGGCGCAGGGCGTTGGTCTTTTTAATGGTTTCTTCCACATGGGCACAATCCTGAAATGGTAGCCCATAGATAATATCATGGCCCACGGAGGTGTAACCTATTTCCCTGGCCCATTCGGTCACGTTTTTTACGTTTTCAAAGGGCTGAACCCGGTTGATGGCCCTTTGAACGGTCATATTATAGTCTTGCACACCGTAACAGACCCTTCTGAACCCTACATCAAAAAGGGCCTGAAGATGCGCTTTGGTTGTATTGTTGGGATGTCCTTCAAAACTGAATTGGGCATCTTCTGCCTTTTTGCCCTGAAGAAGAATTCCTTCAATCAATATTTTTAAGTGTTCCGGAGAAAAAAAAGTGGGTGTTCCGCCACCTAAATGGAGTTCTTTGATGATGGGTTTGGTGCCCAATAGGTCAACATAGAGATTCCATTCCTTTAAAACACTGTTAATGTAGGGAAGCTCCAACTCATGCCTTTTGGTGATGCGCTTGTGGCAGCCACAAAACGTGCACATGCTCTCGCAAAAAGGAAGATGGATATATAGGCTTATACCTTCTTTGGGATTTTCCTGAAAGGCTTTCAATACAGTAGATTTCCAGCGTTTGCCTGAAAAATTGTCCAAATCCCAATACGGAACCGTTGGATAACTGGTGTACCTAGGACCCGGCACATTATATTTCTGTACTAATCCACACATAACTCATACCATTATATTACATGACCAAAATTAATGGCAGGGTTCAGTATAAAACATGATAAATGTCAGTCTAGTACAAATCAATATATGATAACTGTCATTTTTTTGCCCTCTGGCACTTCGTAGCTTTAACATTGATAAAAGTTCAATTTCCTTAGTGATGGGAGAGCATATCGTTGAAAGCAAGTTTGATGAGGAAGAGCGCAAAGCGTTCGTTCAGCATTTAATTGAAGACATAAGAGCCCTGGAATTAATGATGATGGACGGCTTGATCGAGGATGATATACAGCGAATAGGCGCCGAGCAGGAAATGTGCCTTATCAACCGTGAATATAGGCCAGCTCCCCTGTCCTTGGATGTCATCAGGGATATTAACGATCCACATTTTACAACCGAACTGGCCAGTTACAACCTAGAGGCAAACCTAGACCCAGTGAAACTTGGAGGTAATTGTTTTTCAACGGTTGAGAAACAGCTGAACGCATTGTTGGAAAAGGCCAAAACCCATGCAGCAAAGCACGGGGCCAAGGTCTTGTTGACCGGGATTCTACCTACAATTTCCAAAGATGAGCTAGGGATGGATTTTATGACCCCCATTCCCCGTTATTATAGGATAAATGATGTTCTAAAAGCATGGCGTGGTGATGATTTCACCCTCAGAATCAAGGGAGTGGATGAATTATCATTGCACCATGACTCCGTACTTTTTGAAGCCTGCAATACCAGCTTTCAACTTCATTTACAGGTAAGGCCCGATGACTTTATAAAGAGTTATAATTGGGCACAGGCCATAGCGGGACCGGTTTTGGGGGCTTCCTGCAACTCCCCTCTGCTATTGGGCAAGGAACTTTGGAAAGAAACCCGTATTGCCCTTTTTCAGCAAAGTCTGGACACCCGTAAATGGACCAATGCGGTGAAGGAACAAGTGGCCCGGGTTTTCTTTGGGGAACGATGGCAAGAAGAATCGGTGGTTCAAATCTTTAAGGAAGATATTTCCACCCATCGCATTGTTCTGACCAAACCCATTGAGAAAAACTCCCTTGAAATTTTGAAAGAAGGAAATATTCCAAAACTCGAGGCATTGAACCTTTTCAATAGCACGGTGTACCGCTGGAACAGACCCTGTTATGGGGTGGGTAATGGAAAACCGCATCTGCGTATTGAGAACCGGTACATTCCTTCGGGACCGTCCATAACCGATCAAATGGCCAATTTTGCCTTTTGGGTGGGATTGATGCTGGGACGCCCCAAAAAGTTTGATAATATACCCACTATCATGGACTTTAGGGAGGCCAAACTCAATTTTATAAAATCTGCCATGAATGGAAGGCAAACCGTTTTTACATGGTTGGGCATGCCCATAACCCTTAAAAAATTGGTGTTGGGAGAACTGTTGCCCATTGCATACAAAGGGTTGAAAAAGGCAAACATTGACGATGGGGACATTCAAAATCTATTGGGCATAGTAGAGACCAGGGTTCGTTTGGGCACGGGAGCCGAATGGCAAATCCGGAATTACAGGGAACTCAGGAAACAGATGAAACAAGACAGTGCGTTGGTACAGTTGACCAAGGCAATGTATGCCAATCAGAAAACCAATAAACCTGTACATGAATGGTCTTCCATCAAGGAAATTGCCAAGAAAAAAGAATCTTTTAAATGGGTCGGTCAAATTATGTCCACAAGGCTCATGAAATTGTATGAGGATGATTTTGCCAACTTGGCCATCTCCATCATGCAGTGGAACAACATCCATCATCTGCCCGTTGAGAACACCAAAGGTGAGTTGGTGGGCTTGTTGACCTGGAGCCATATAGAGAAATTGGGGCAAATAGACACAAATGGAGCTAGAGTGTCCGATATTATGATAAAAAATGTAATAACGGTACAGCCCAAAACCGAAATTCCCATGGCCAAAAAAATAATGAAGGAACACCAAATAGGGTGCTTACCGGTCTGCGTGGACTCCAATGTGGTGGGAATCATCAGCAAAGTTGACCTGTGAACATGTTAGAAGTACAAAATATTGACTTGAAGGATACTGCAAAAGTTCAACGAATAATTGATCACCTGAAGGGAAATGCCAATGGGCCAACAGTGGTTTTCTTTGCAGGGATTCATGGCAATGAACCCGCAGGGGTGGTTGCCCTAAAACAGGTTTTTAAGAAGTTGAGGTCAAACAATATTGCCCTTTCAGGTGAGATCTATGCAGTTGCAGGAAACCTTGGGGCATTGAACAGGCGTGTTAGATTTCAAACGGTGGATTTAAACCGCATTTGGTTTCCGGAACGGATAAAAAACATATTGTCCCAAAAGCATACGAACAATGAAGAGGAAGAGGAGTTGAAATCACTGTATAGTGTGCTCCACGAAATATTGGAAAAGGGAAGCCCTCCCTTCTATTTTATTGATTTACATACCACTTCCAGTGACACAACACCGTTTATTGTATTGAATGACAGTTTGTTGAACCGAAAATATGCATCAAACTACCCATTGCCCATTATTTTGGGGATCGAAGAATACCTCGAGGGAGCTCTATTGAGTTACATCAATGAATTGGGCTACGTGTCGTTGGGTTTTGAAAGTGGTCAGCACAATGACGGGAAAGCTGTGGAAAATTGTATCGATTTTATTGCGTTTACCCTTCAACTGACCAATGCGGCCCCTACTTTAAAAAATGATGGGAATAACTTTGATGATGGAAGCCATAAGTTCTACGAAATCTACCATCAGCATACCATTGGGCCAGAGGACAAATTTAAAATGTTTCCTGGATTCGTGAACTTTCAAAAGATACCTAAGGGAACAGATATCGCCATCAGCAATGGTGAGGTGATAAAAACTAAAAAAGCTAAGCAGATTTTTATGCCCTTGTACCAAGATCAAGGGGGAGAGGGGTTTTATTTTATCAGGCCCATCCCTGAGTTTTTGTTATGGTTATCAAAGGAGTTGAGACGTTTCAAGGTTGATCATTTGTTGGTGAAATTGCCCGGGGTACAATGGAAGTCGGACAAAAAAGATACCCTCATCGTGGATCAAAGAGTTGCCCGTTTTATGGCGAAATCAATTTTCCACTTATTAGGGTACAGGGCCAGACAGTTTGACGAGACCCATTTGGTGGTCAAAAGCAGGGAAATTGCCTCCAGAAACAATGAATATAAAAACACCGATTGGTTCTAGATAAAAAAAGAGGCTCAAAATTCATTGAGCCTCTTTCCTTGTGTTTTGGGTTTAAAATTATTCCACTATAAAGTTAATGGGAATACTGTATTTGACACTTACGGCCTTTCCACGCTGTTCTCCAGGTTTTACATTTGGCAATGAGGCAATGATTCTGACAGCCTCTTCTTCCAATAAACGATCCGGACCTCTCTTTTCGATGTTGCTAACATGGCCTTTAGAATCTATCACAAACTGCACATAGACCCTTCCAGAAATTTGCATTTCCAATGCGGCTGGGGGGTAACTGAAGTTTTGCTTAATATGCTCTTGTACTTTTTTATTAAAGCAAGCTTTGCGCTCTGCCTGGGTTTCATAAACCTCGCATCCAGGAAAAACAGGGACATATTCAATCACTGCAAAGGGTACGGCAATATCTTCCTCAACCTCTTCAACCTCCACATCTTCCACACTTACAATAGCATCTTCAATATAGGTTTCTTGACTACTCTCTGTACTTTCAATAACAGTTTCTTCAACCTCTTCAACATCCTCTACAATTTCTATCACATCCGGTGCAGATGGTGGAGGGGGCGGTGGAGTAGTACGCAACATTTCTGTAACTGGCACATCTTCCTTAAGGTCATCCATAATTTCAACAACTTCTGAAACCTTGGATTCCTCTTCATAAAATCTCACTTCCAATGATTGCCATGTAAGGAACAAGACCGAGGTAAGGCCTATCATGAAATAAAGACTGCTATTGCGGCCTATTTCTGCGTTTGGGTTCTTTTTTGGTTTCATGACTTTTACTATTTAATTGTGATAAAGATAGTTAGGTCATTAACCAAAAAACATGATAATAATCAGGTTTGAAAATACATGTTACTCATTGAAAGACAGCTTCTTTGCGAGGAGTACTCTATAAAAAATGTATTGAGTTCTGTGGAATCAATCTTATTTTTGGGTTTCCCATATCAGTGCAGCAGCACCGCAAATTGCCGCCGTTTTGCCCTCCATTTCAGAATACATCAGTTTTACTTTACCCTTATAGACTTCCAGAAGGTTTGCATTGAAATATTTTTCCAAGGGTTCCATGATCCATTTTCCACTATTGGTTAGCCCGCCCATTAAAATAAAAGCTTCAGGCTGAGTAAATGCCGTAAAGTTGGCCAAGGCCAATCCCATTATTTTAGCGGTATAATCAAACGCCTTTAGGGCAATCTCATCACCTTCTTCGGCTGCTTTGGTGATATCCTCACCGTGGAGGTCGATATAGGCCACACTTCTAAACCTACTGTCCACCGTATACTTGCTCATCATATACAAAATGGTGCGTTTTAAACCTGTGGCGGATACATAGGCTTCCAGTCCGCCCCTTACCCCAAGCCCGGTCAATCTGCCATCACCCAAGGTCATGTCCACATGACCCAGCTCCCCAGCAAAACCATCGTACCCATCTATCAATTGGCCATTGGCTACTATTCCTGCACCAAAACCGGTGCCCAAGGTGATAACTATAAAGTCTTTCATTTTTTTGGCGCCACCAAAGAGCATTTCGCCAAGGGCTGCAGCACTTGCATCGTTCATAATGCGCATGGGCATGGGCATGCGTTCCTGTAATTTTTTAAGGATCGGCACACTTTCTTTCCATACTAAATTACTGGCATTTTCTATGGTACCGTTTTTACTGGAGGCATTTGGAGCTCCAATGCCACATCCCAAAACAGTGACCTTATTTCCCATTTTTTGGACGAGCTCGTCCGATTTGCTCTTGATCTGGTCCAAATAATCGTTCAGGTTTGGGAAGTCCCTAGTCCTAAAAAAAGTTTTTTCAAGACATTCCCCGTTTTGGTCAACCAGCCCTATCTTGGTTTTGGTTCCACCAATATCCACACCTATTACAATATCCATAGTTAAACTAGTATGCTTTTGTTGTTTTTAAATATAACCATTATGATTTCAAAAAATAACTCCGAAGGCTTTTAAATAGGGAGATTTTTTGTTAATATGGTTCAAAAGTTAGAAACCTGACTTCTGTCATATTTTAGGTCGCAGGACGACTCTACTTTTGAAATGAAAGTTTTGAATAATTTAAAATTTGAGGTATGAGCAATATAAAAAAAATAGTAGTCCCTTTCGATTTTTCAGAAGCCTCTTTGAATGCATTGGAGTACGTGGCCAATTTTGTGGGTTCAGATAGACCCATCGCCATTTTGGCCCTATACGTGGGTGTAATGCCAACCAGCAAGGCGGAAGAAGATGAATTGAAGAAAGATTTTACAAAAGTGGTGGAATCCTTCAACGTAAGATTCAAGGT
Encoded here:
- the ccoG gene encoding cytochrome c oxidase accessory protein CcoG, coding for MEENFRDSIGTITQEGKRNWIFPKKPSGRYYEYRKYVSYFLLIFLIAAPFVKINGHQFLMFNVLERRFNIFGLPFWPQDFHLVVVSMIIGVIFIALFTVAYGRIFCGWMCPQTIFLEMVFRRIEYWIDGDRGAQMRLAKAPWTGKKIGKRVLKWIIFFIISFLIANVFLAYLIGSDKLIQYVIDGPMAHLGTMVPLLIFTGVFYFIFAWFREQVCIIACPYGRLQGVLLDNKSIVVAYDHKRGEGENGRKKFRKNEDRDALGHGDCIDCFQCVNVCPTGIDIRNGTQLECVNCTACIDECDHIMDSIDRPRGLIRYASEDEITKKAKFKFTPRMKGYTAVLVVLTGILIGMLFLRNEVEANILRLPGQLYERKENNIISNVYTYKLVNKTTKDIENVSFGLMSHNGEIKMVSQDTFTVPAEELTEGTLFIEINASALNGDKDKLKIGVYSGDKLIETTVTQFLAPRSYN
- a CDS encoding FixH family protein — protein: MKINWGTGIVLAFIGFITFILYFVFRMSTDDRANHDLVTEQYYKKELSYQQEIDASKTATEMNANLKVERTGEGLVIYFPERFDPKKISGTVSLYRPSNKHLDTDFPISLSKTHLLIPDNRLVDGRWDISISWKYEGNSFLHKEKLVY
- a CDS encoding sulfite exporter TauE/SafE family protein encodes the protein MLTSALVLGLLGSLHCLGMCGPIAFMLPLDQNNGVKKTAQLSIYHFGRLLAYGIIGVLFGLLGKGLSLFGIQQKLSIGIGVLMIVLVLIPGKYLNGHRLLSPIYSIIGKVKSKLGAELKKKTPDTFLTIGFLNGFLPCGLVYMALLGAIAMGNALEGGLYMMIFGLGTVPLMSLVVYSKGMLSTSIKSRIKKLIPVFVVIIGILFIVRGLGLGIPYVSPKSAPTNSVMATIECHQP
- a CDS encoding acetyl-CoA hydrolase/transferase family protein, translating into MKITSAEEAVGIVKSGDRVFFQGAAMTPNELIDALCERHDELKNVEIISIHTEGDAKYTRKPFCEAFTLNSCFVGGNVRPFVNTYMGDYIPVFLSEIPWLFADEYLPLDIAFVQVSPPDKHGYCSLGVSVDVALPAVRTAKKIVAQINPKVPRTHGTGIVHVDEIEFAIEVNRPIHEHEPTEISEVEHEIGRHVASLIEDGATLQMGIGNIPNAVLSNLGNHKNLGIHTEMFSDGVLPLIESGVINGKEKAVKRGKIVSCFAVGSRKLYDFIDDNPICDFRDSGYTNDTARIRRNPKATAINSAIEIDLTGQVCADTIGGYQFSGVGGQMDFMRGASLSPGGKPIIAMSSSTKKGVSKIVPFLKQGAGVTTTRAHMHYVATEYGVVNLFGKNLQQRAKALISIAHPDHRETLEKEAYNRFHG
- a CDS encoding universal stress protein, which produces MKSIVVPVDFSEQSENALKVAASLAKENNAELLVLHMLELSPAIMSESGYVSQEQVVHLIKIGEKRFADFLDKPYLKDVNIVPVIKHYKVFSEVNEVAEKHNADLIVMGSHGTDGLQEIFIGSNTERVVRTSDVPVLVIKGEMNGFKPKNFVFACDFSEENISALKKAMEMAKLLKAKLQLVYVNTPGDEFLSTDDAYEKISKFLDTAKLGVAVEIYNDYTVEKGVLNYCDKVMADIIGIPTHGRRGLSHFFMGSIGEDIANHSNIPVMTFKI
- the hemN gene encoding oxygen-independent coproporphyrinogen III oxidase encodes the protein MCGLVQKYNVPGPRYTSYPTVPYWDLDNFSGKRWKSTVLKAFQENPKEGISLYIHLPFCESMCTFCGCHKRITKRHELELPYINSVLKEWNLYVDLLGTKPIIKELHLGGGTPTFFSPEHLKILIEGILLQGKKAEDAQFSFEGHPNNTTKAHLQALFDVGFRRVCYGVQDYNMTVQRAINRVQPFENVKNVTEWAREIGYTSVGHDIIYGLPFQDCAHVEETIKKTNALRPDRIAFYSYAHVPWLKGNGQRGYKESDLPSSVVKKAQYEMGKSMLTDFGYKDVGMDHFALPSDDLYTALTHGTLHRNFMGYTPSKTKLMIGLGVSSISDSWYGFAQNVKSLEEYEHLVSHGVIPIFRGHILNQEDEIIRKHILNLMCRFETSWEMEEAKVVDFQSIIENLSEMESDGLVEIGENKISVTEKGRPFVRNISMAFDLKLHRKKPETRIFSMTV
- a CDS encoding CBS domain-containing protein produces the protein MGEHIVESKFDEEERKAFVQHLIEDIRALELMMMDGLIEDDIQRIGAEQEMCLINREYRPAPLSLDVIRDINDPHFTTELASYNLEANLDPVKLGGNCFSTVEKQLNALLEKAKTHAAKHGAKVLLTGILPTISKDELGMDFMTPIPRYYRINDVLKAWRGDDFTLRIKGVDELSLHHDSVLFEACNTSFQLHLQVRPDDFIKSYNWAQAIAGPVLGASCNSPLLLGKELWKETRIALFQQSLDTRKWTNAVKEQVARVFFGERWQEESVVQIFKEDISTHRIVLTKPIEKNSLEILKEGNIPKLEALNLFNSTVYRWNRPCYGVGNGKPHLRIENRYIPSGPSITDQMANFAFWVGLMLGRPKKFDNIPTIMDFREAKLNFIKSAMNGRQTVFTWLGMPITLKKLVLGELLPIAYKGLKKANIDDGDIQNLLGIVETRVRLGTGAEWQIRNYRELRKQMKQDSALVQLTKAMYANQKTNKPVHEWSSIKEIAKKKESFKWVGQIMSTRLMKLYEDDFANLAISIMQWNNIHHLPVENTKGELVGLLTWSHIEKLGQIDTNGARVSDIMIKNVITVQPKTEIPMAKKIMKEHQIGCLPVCVDSNVVGIISKVDL
- a CDS encoding succinylglutamate desuccinylase/aspartoacylase family protein, with the protein product MLEVQNIDLKDTAKVQRIIDHLKGNANGPTVVFFAGIHGNEPAGVVALKQVFKKLRSNNIALSGEIYAVAGNLGALNRRVRFQTVDLNRIWFPERIKNILSQKHTNNEEEEELKSLYSVLHEILEKGSPPFYFIDLHTTSSDTTPFIVLNDSLLNRKYASNYPLPIILGIEEYLEGALLSYINELGYVSLGFESGQHNDGKAVENCIDFIAFTLQLTNAAPTLKNDGNNFDDGSHKFYEIYHQHTIGPEDKFKMFPGFVNFQKIPKGTDIAISNGEVIKTKKAKQIFMPLYQDQGGEGFYFIRPIPEFLLWLSKELRRFKVDHLLVKLPGVQWKSDKKDTLIVDQRVARFMAKSIFHLLGYRARQFDETHLVVKSREIASRNNEYKNTDWF
- a CDS encoding energy transducer TonB, producing the protein MKPKKNPNAEIGRNSSLYFMIGLTSVLFLTWQSLEVRFYEEESKVSEVVEIMDDLKEDVPVTEMLRTTPPPPPPSAPDVIEIVEDVEEVEETVIESTESSQETYIEDAIVSVEDVEVEEVEEDIAVPFAVIEYVPVFPGCEVYETQAERKACFNKKVQEHIKQNFSYPPAALEMQISGRVYVQFVIDSKGHVSNIEKRGPDRLLEEEAVRIIASLPNVKPGEQRGKAVSVKYSIPINFIVE
- a CDS encoding ROK family protein, which gives rise to MDIVIGVDIGGTKTKIGLVDQNGECLEKTFFRTRDFPNLNDYLDQIKSKSDELVQKMGNKVTVLGCGIGAPNASSKNGTIENASNLVWKESVPILKKLQERMPMPMRIMNDASAAALGEMLFGGAKKMKDFIVITLGTGFGAGIVANGQLIDGYDGFAGELGHVDMTLGDGRLTGLGVRGGLEAYVSATGLKRTILYMMSKYTVDSRFRSVAYIDLHGEDITKAAEEGDEIALKAFDYTAKIMGLALANFTAFTQPEAFILMGGLTNSGKWIMEPLEKYFNANLLEVYKGKVKLMYSEMEGKTAAICGAAALIWETQK